CCGATTTCGAAGGTCTGCCCAAATGCAGGATGTTGCCTGGCGGCTTGCTGGCACGGCAGGCAGCGGGGGAGTTGACCTGCGACTCTTGGCTTAGGCTTGCAGAGGGGGGCGTTGGACGCTCAGGCGGGCGCTGAGTTTTTGGCGGATGGCGCGATGATCGACGTCGGCCAGCTCGCACCAGTAGGTAAAACCGTCCTCATCGCTGCTGATCCAGTCGATGGCCTGCTTCTTGAGTTGGCGGTAGTCCTTGCGCGAGTGACGCTTGACGGCCGTCAGGTCGAGCACGGCTTCATGCCAGGCCTGGCGCAGGATAGCGACTGCCAAATTGCGCTCGGAGCGGGAATCGAGGTTACTCTGGTGGCGTAGATTTTGTGCGAGTGCCCTTACTTTCATCGGCGTCGAATTCTAGCACAGATGGCCTTAATCTCAGCCTGATTTTTTGACCCCTTTCTCTTCACCGGACGGGCGGCCGGTTCTTTGGCTCGCCATCCGGGCCTGCCTTTCGCCCTATTCCTTGATCAGGCCCAGGTAGCGGAAACGGCCCTGGCGCAGCACCTGCAGCACGATGGGCTGCCCCGTCTTGATGTCGGAAAGGGCCTGGCGCAGTTGGCGCAGACTGGTGATGTCCGTACGGTTGACACCGTAGAGGATGTCGCCGGGCCGCAGGCCGCCGTTGTACTGGGGCGCATCCAGGGCGCGGGCGGCTACCAGGACGCCTCCCAGCTTGCGGGGAGAGGGCAGCAAAGCGGCGATCTCGGGGGAAATGTCGATGGCCAGCACGCCCAGGGGCTGAACCAGGTTGCGCTCGGGGTCGACCATCTGGCTGAAGCGCTCGGGGTCTTCGGGACGCTCGATCACCTGAACGCTGCGGGTCAGCCTTTCACCCTGGCGCAGCACTTCGAGCGTTACGCTGTCGCCGACCGAATACTGGTAGAGATTGACGTCGAACTGGCGTCCGTTCTCCATCAGCTTGCCGTCCAGGGTGAGGACGATGTCGCCGACTTGCAGCCCCGCCTGGCTGGCCGGGCTGGAGGGCAATACGTCGCCCAGGATGACGCCCCAATAGCGTTCCAGCCCCAGACCCTGGGCCAGCAAGGGAGTGATGGTCTGGGCGTGGACGCCGATGATTCCCCGCCGCACCCGTCCGTGCGTCTTGATCTGCTCATAGACGTTGCGGACGATGTTGGAAGGGGCCGCGAAGCCGATTCCCTCATTGCCTCCCGACTGGCTGAAGATGAGGGTGTTGATGCCCACGATCTCGCCTTCCATGTTGAGCAGCGGACCGCCGCTGTTGCCGGGATTGATGGGGGCATCGGTCTGGATGTAGACCATGGGGTCTTCAGGCTCCAGTTGGCGGGCCACGGCACTGACCACGCCCAGCGTCACCGATCCCTCCAGTCCCAGAGGAGCGCCGAACGCCATCACCAGTTGACCCTGGCGAAGCCGGTCGGAATCACCCAGCGGCAGGGAGGGCAAGTCCTCCCCCTCCACCTTGAGCAGGGCCAGGTCGGTCTCCCGGTCGAACCCCACCAGGTGGGCGCCCTGGGCGGGCATAAGAGGGCGCAAAATGGATTGGTCGCTGTCTCCTTCAAGCGGCGGCCGGGCCAGGCGGACCTGAATCTTGGTGGCGTTTTCCACCACGTGGTGGTTGGTCAGGATATAGCCCGAGGAATCGACAACCACCCCTGATCCGCCGCTGCGCAGGCGCGGCAAGCCCGAACCCACGAAGGCGCCGTCCTCGACCGGCGCGTAGCCGGTGACGAAGATCTGCACGATGGAGGGATTGGCCTTCTCGACCAGGTCCTGAAAATCCTGGTTGAGTTCCTGCAGCCCCAGCCGGCTCTCCACCGTCTGGGCCAGGGGGGAAGGACACGTGAGCCAAAGGACGGCCAGCAAGACCCCCGCCCTCACCATGTGATTCATCTCTTTCTCTCCCGGCTACTCTTCTTCCACCCAGTCCAGAGTTCGCTGGACGGCCTTTTTCCAACCCGCGTAGCCTTCTTCCCGCTGCTCATCGCTCCAGCGCGGGTCCCATTGGCGGTCGCTGCGCCAGTTGGCCGCCAGGTCCTCGGTTCCTCCCCAATATCCTACCGCTAATCCAGCCGCGTAGGCCGCTCCCAGGGCGGTGGTCTCCAGCACCTTG
The DNA window shown above is from Acidobacteriota bacterium and carries:
- a CDS encoding trypsin-like peptidase domain-containing protein, whose product is MNHMVRAGVLLAVLWLTCPSPLAQTVESRLGLQELNQDFQDLVEKANPSIVQIFVTGYAPVEDGAFVGSGLPRLRSGGSGVVVDSSGYILTNHHVVENATKIQVRLARPPLEGDSDQSILRPLMPAQGAHLVGFDRETDLALLKVEGEDLPSLPLGDSDRLRQGQLVMAFGAPLGLEGSVTLGVVSAVARQLEPEDPMVYIQTDAPINPGNSGGPLLNMEGEIVGINTLIFSQSGGNEGIGFAAPSNIVRNVYEQIKTHGRVRRGIIGVHAQTITPLLAQGLGLERYWGVILGDVLPSSPASQAGLQVGDIVLTLDGKLMENGRQFDVNLYQYSVGDSVTLEVLRQGERLTRSVQVIERPEDPERFSQMVDPERNLVQPLGVLAIDISPEIAALLPSPRKLGGVLVAARALDAPQYNGGLRPGDILYGVNRTDITSLRQLRQALSDIKTGQPIVLQVLRQGRFRYLGLIKE